From the Drosophila simulans strain w501 chromosome 2L, Prin_Dsim_3.1, whole genome shotgun sequence genome, the window agaaatatatttgtacaCATATATCTCTCGAAAGTACAATGCACGCCCACTTTTTGCTGCTCGAATTTTGCATAGTTCtgtaaatttatgcaattccctttcattttttatttggcaagaGGATTCCTTTTTTCATTTCTCGCTGCATACTTTGCAGCGCCCATTGTGCACAGAATTTATAGAGgaaaaagtgcagcagcaCTAGGAATTAAATATTGCAGAGAAAAGGTGGACAAAGTGTTGggagtatgtatgtattatgAAAAGTAATTATATCTCAATAAGTGcactaaatatttgtattctctACATACTTTCATTAAAGCAACTAACAGGCGAAAGCAGAAAGTTGTGCGGCTTCTGGACAAGTTAATTGGGTTTGATTTATaagttttctttctttcttacTGGAATATTTCAGTGCTGTTTGCTCTCTAAATACCTGCACATTTGTACTGAGAGTAAAGAACACACACAACATAGCAGTGGGAAAAAGAAGAGCCATTCATAATGTATAAAGCAGAAGCCGAAGGCATTTAAATCACCAAAAAGTAACATTAAGTAACTTTTAACTTGATTTTTTCATTATGAGTGGGTGAAAAGAAGGCCAAGCCTAGTGTTAAATTGTGGCGGCAACAAAGGAGGGCTGAAATGCGGAATCcattaactaattaaaaagttttttaatgaaaactaGCTTCATTTGCTGCTGAATGCACGGCAACACGCTGCGGTCTATTGAAGGAGTGGGCGGAAGGACACCGaacgcaggacgaaggacgaaggtgTGGGCAATGTGCCAAATAAGtgagtaaatatataaacttgaTGAAATTGGGCCAACTGCAGCGAAAATGTGGTTGCTTGGGCGTGGTCATTTCTCTTTCAGTTCGCCCCCGcaattcatttctttttttggcagccgGAGAAAAATCTTTTTATCGCTGGAGAAAACTTCTGTTGTTGTGACAAAGTGGcgcaaaattattatttaaatatattccttGGTAAGTAAGAACCAACTGCAATAAGAGAAAGTCGTATTTCTGGAGAGTATCTACGAATTCAAATACTTTAATTTACAGGCCAAACAACCAGCATTTTTCTAAGCTTCTCCATTACTTCTTTCAATATTTGACTTTAATTCAAGGAACTCAGCCTAAATCTCCTAAGCTCCTTTTCGCCAAAATGCATTAGGCTGCATAAATATCTGCTGACACGAACAAATATCCTAGGCACTAGGCGTCCAGCCTCGAGGCAAAAGGATTTGCTTCGGATTCACACACAGAAAAGTGCAAGAAAAAGGATATGATGGTTGGGGAGAAACAAGGAGGTAGTCGCATCTTTGACTTGCATTTTAAAGTCCTTCATTTGAAAGTAACATTTTACATTAATATCACATTTCTAGTTTCATTTCCTTGGACGAACAAATCTGTTCAAATCTCAGTTTTCAAAAGTGAATATCTCGAATTACTACTTTACTGCACATAGCTTAGCAGCTTTGAAGatcttaatttaataaaaaatagtgTATTTGTGCCTTCGACCAAACAGACAGCAGCGCTTTTGGCTCAATCCATGAATGAAAATGGCCCAAGGCGCTGCTTTCTAACTTTTAACAGCATACAATTACAGTGCACATACGAGTGTAAGGATCCAGTCGCACTCTCACATGGCAAAGGGAACAATTTTATTATCCTTGCTCGTTTCCTCGACTGTACCGACTAACTTTAGCTAAGCTTAAGTTTCAGATCCCCGAGTTTATGGAAATTTGCTCCTCGAATGCTGGCTGTACGTCATGTGGAAATGTCAGGCAGGAATTGATGTCGGGGGCcaaatgattttccatttggtttACGCATCACATTATGCAAAGAACGGCGTTGTGTTGTTTCAGTCCAATTAAAGTTTCACTGCGCACTTTGCCATGGGAAATTATGAACCAGGAACCCATTTCGCTGCCTTGCCACGTAATTTGCCTATAAAACTGCTGTCTATTTAATTTCAAGCGCTTATTTCTCAAATTTATGAAGCAGCACGTACTGCGTGATATTCGCTATAGTTAAATTCGGAATTGGAGAAAATATGGCTTAACTTTCTTTTGCGGAAGTTGAGGAAATGCAGTGATTTCGTCGCATTTAAAATTGTAGTATCGTTAAAAGAACGATTTGTTTGTGCATTTATTTGctatcaatttattttttaaatttctaattaaattgatttcaaagCCAGTCATTTCCGTCATCAGGATAATTCGATCGAACCAAATTGTATCAATTCCTTTTGAATGCTAACCCCAGCGGCTGGTTAATTACAGCCAACAAATTATATCCCGCAGCAATAAATTGTTCatcaaattagtttttgtttgcgataaataaaaccaatataaATTAGACATTATCGCTCGCTGATACATGATGCCATATATATCAGCCCTATTTTTTCGGGCGTCGCCATTAATTACAGGCTTGCACAAATTAAATAGATATTATTTGCCAAACTTACCGTAATTTTAAGCCGCGCTATGGCCGGCGATTCCAGGGACTCCAAAATGGCCGTGGCACTATTGTAGTTGCCCACCAGGAGGCAATACTGGGCCACTCCGCTCCAGAGTTCCACGGTTCGACTGCGTCCCTCGATGCCGACGCTCTGGAAAAGCGGGGGGAAAACAATGATGTTGCAGCGGGCACGGGCAAAATGAAAGATTTATTTGATTACGGAAGTTAGTTAGACGATAAGGGGCAGGGGCATCAGCATGGGCAAGGGGAGGGAGGGAAAAGGACATTGGACATGCCGGGACCCACGTGACTTGGGCAAAGTTTTAACGAGTCGCTTACACGGCCAACTGGCAAACTGTCAATGAGACAGTTACGAACGGCATAAATTATAAGCCATCTTACCAGTCGTTCTGTATGCATACAGCCCTCGAACAGCAGCGGCCACAAGAATAGGAacgatatttaaatatatagcCCACAAATGAGCTCTTTACTGTTGAACTAGAAGTAAGCGATATGTTCAGATGTAAGATATCACTATTTGTAAGACACACACTTATAGATAGCTTAAGTGATTCCTATTCTTGCGACCGCGGATGTAGGGAGCAGCACTTGGATGGACGTGCTCTCCCAGCATATTCAACATGCATgggaattttaattcaatcCACTGGGTCTAAGGACTCATGCGCTCCGTTTAACTTCAGCATCGGACTCGGTTGGCATGGAGTGCGGCGCAGTGTTCGTGCTGACCCCCAAATGGTTATGAGCTCGTCCACTCACCTGCAGGATCTCGTTGCAGACAAACAGACGCAGACGTGCCGACCAATCCAGATAGGTTTCCAGGTTGCACGTCTTCTTCGGATCCTGGGCTCCTGGCGGAGCGCCCGACGTGGATGGTTGGTCCCACTTCTTCTGCATTaaagaatggaaaatggcacaGGATTCAGAATGGTTGTTGAAATGAGGTGCGCAGTGGAATGGCGAGGGGCATTGTTAATGAAGCGGCTTGTCgtcattttaattgcatgtccTTGTAGGTCCTGGCGcttgtgcgagtgtgtgcgtgagagTGCGATTGTTTATGTGCGAGAGTGCTCGgtgtaatttatgcaaaactgCAGATTCTTCTTGCGTTGACTTATGCAGAGGGAAACATTGGCCATCAGGAGAGTATTTAACTTgagaatataatttaattcagATGAGGGGTGTTCATTTAGGCGAAAATATGGCCAGCTCCccatatatttttcttacaaatgcaaatggtgtgcatatatatattttaattgcataattagtagagaaatgtataatttaaaagaCATATCTTGTGATTTCTTAAACGAGTTTTTAAGTAACTTCCACTTCAATTTCTCTTGGTGCTCACCTGCTTATCGAGGAGGATCATGCTGCTGCACTGGAGGAACTCCTCGCCACCAATGTGCTTGGCCAGTTTCTTTTCCACCCGACAAACGATTTGTGCGTACTGCGTGGCCGTTGGACAGTTGAGTGGAGTTTCTGATGCAGACTGCGGGGAAAATCGCCACAGAAAGACATAATGGAAAAAGAAGGGAAAACAGGACAATTGCCGGAGATTAGGCAGATTGCTTTCAGGCCGGTCAGTGCTGGCAACTTGGATAGTTTGCCTTGGAAACCAAGCTATTTTCAGTAAGGTTATATTATAGCTTACAGTAAGACTTATATCGGTTTAAGTTTCAAAAGGAAGTATatgcttttaaatttttttaaaatatttttgggacaTGGCTTTTCACAGCTGACAGCACTGACCAACCATCCACTCACCTTGTCGTTGGTCTGGCAGGCTCGTAGGTCCGCCTCATGTCTCTCTAAATCAGTCAGTCGTTTTAGTAAGGCACTCAGTGTTTGGGAGACAGCGGCTTCCAAATGCGAATTGGAACATCTGCGTGGAAGAGAGTTGAGTTCATGATTGGGTGCCATTTGGACAGCAGTTTCTCCTCACCTGGCAACGATATGTTTGACATGGCTCATCATCCGCTCATCCCGATAGTCGTAGGGGAACTTCATCGTCCACTCGGCCAGCAGGGACACCAGGGACTCCAAGCATTCGCTATCAGGTACCGAGTCCAGCAGTCTGCCCAGCAATTCGTGGGGTCGCAGGAACAAGCGGCAGGATAATAAAAACGAGAATACAAATTCCTGCAAGTCGCAAATAAGCAGAAAGGAAACAAggttaaaaggaaaaacaaggGATGTAGGCCACAAAATAAGAGTAGAGCACTGCTCAAGTTCATCACTCACTACCTAGAGCAATTAACTTAAAGGATACAATTATGTATTCGAATTTATCCTGTTTTGTTATAACTTTATAACAACCAagcacattttcattttctaatACATTATACATGTGTGTTTTCCACTTGGAAATGCGATATTCTCAGTGAATTGCCTCAACTAGAAGATCCCCCCAATTAGTGGTGTTTTCGTTGTGCTTGTCCAGCTCTCAGAAGTTTTCCCTGACCGGAGGCCACATTCCACATTCAGCACTATCAAATTAGCGCTAATCTCTGGATTTGTTTGCAAcgaattaattatttttgcacttgcTGCCTGTGGCCTCTGAATGGTCGTGCTTACACACAAGAATGTCCTTGTTCCCTGGCTTTTGGTCCTTGTTTCGTTAGACCCTTGGGCCTGGGGTCCTTGATCCTGGGAAAAGGACTCGCCGGCTTGTCGGTTGCCCTCTGGTTTGTGGTTTTTGGCTCGTGCCAACAAACGCAAGTTGGCGAGCGTTCAAGTCTTTAAGTGTCTGCGACTAAGTAAGAACTGATTTGTATTCCATTTGGCGTGTACAATACGGCGGGGAAAGGAGCAAAACACCCGGAAAGGCTATCCAGTTCGAGAAATTGAATCTTAAacttttcatatatttttaatgaaaataattgatGTCATCTTTATGTGCgccaaaatgttttcgtttaaCTTATTGCCTTATTCACCAGTTGAAATATGGATAGCAAAATTGCACTTTATTTGTATGATGAAATGCGAAAGCacatttgaaatgaaaagcttaatatttattaattgcacacgatggaatttatgaaatatgcatTGGGTACATTGATTCATTTTTCGTAGTTACGccgataaatattttaaaatatattattaggTATTTCGCTACGCTTAATTAAGCAGTTAAAGAGCGTTATGAAATACCTTTTCGAATATGTAAACCCACCTTATCTAAGTCCACAACATCCTTGGGCAGCAGCGTTTCGATGAGGGAGTCCAGTGGCCCGGAAACTATTCTACcatttatgtacataatgcCGCCGGAGCCCAAAACCGAGCTCTGtgaaaatagaaacaaacGGCAGTCAAATATGAgtttaatgaaaaatgtttgctgctCAACAATGGAAACTGAAATCAAACCAATTTACTTAGCTAATTAAATGCTGGCTCGTTGACGGCCAACTAAAAATGATTATTGAATTGGCAAATGGGGACAAACAGTGGCTCTTAATTACCGCACAGCTTACCTCAAAATTAATATCACATTGGCTGCGTTTGTGCGGATTTTTGGGCACATCGTACTGGACCAAATCCTCGTTTTTCGGCCCAACCGATATTGTGGTGCCAAGCTGCAAGTCAgacaaacaaagccaaaatcaatgaaatatttcGAGCTATTCAAAATATTGACTTCCTCCTCCCATTTTGGCAGATATTTGTGCCACAGAAGCCACAAggacatacatatttatgatgGCATTTCAATGTTTTCTACAGCTTTTTGATGCTTTTGgacttaaaaatattgtttcatACTCATAGACAGCTTAAAATGCGTTTTCAGGGAGTTTCACTCACCTCTAATTGCTGAAACCCCATTTCCAGATCGTAGGCACTCAACTGCTCGGCGCTGTGTCGTCGCCTGTAGCGAATATTGCCACCCAGGAGAGCTGTCTCCGCCGTCAGATGTCCCGGATCCAGGGAGAATATGCCGCCTTGGGCTCCCTGTAATCCGGCTCCGCCGCCTGCTCCGCCTTCC encodes:
- the LOC6730837 gene encoding uncharacterized protein LOC6730837 isoform X2, with the protein product MAMYFYASKISAIACGTRCKQTVLQKSRGQRDRDKCHHGHHGHHQHHRRHHRRRCRISSNSSSSDSESADDCCLELGESGADSREGGAGGGAGLQGAQGGIFSLDPGHLTAETALLGGNIRYRRRHSAEQLSAYDLEMGFQQLELGTTISVGPKNEDLVQYDVPKNPHKRSQCDINFESSVLGSGGIMYINGRIVSGPLDSLIETLLPKDVVDLDKEFVFSFLLSCRLFLRPHELLGRLLDSVPDSECLESLVSLLAEWTMKFPYDYRDERMMSHVKHIVARCSNSHLEAAVSQTLSALLKRLTDLERHEADLRACQTNDKSASETPLNCPTATQYAQIVCRVEKKLAKHIGGEEFLQCSSMILLDKQKWDQPSTSGAPPGAQDPKKTCNLETYLDWSARLRLFVCNEILQSVGIEGRSRTVELWSGVAQYCLLVGNYNSATAILESLESPAIARLKITWSKLQVTCQQLDCMQRHAEGHGHLWQKQAISLNEQQEGLKTDKQPPKQPAAQGATPAQGAVAIAITTSPDSDEKPSTSGRVAGIAGISAATMESAPVPVASGSNVDAATAASSTAAATTPLASSGKPNDWVVIPVFADIVKLALGERENCLQRLANGHINMAAFDRMAAIVGAFTKHMQAMKAAQAPSSGEYEHFCRHMQQTTKLGEAELMMASFDCEEPNNAEKLMYDLN
- the LOC6730837 gene encoding uncharacterized protein LOC6730837 isoform X3, with product MAMYFYASKISAIACGTRCKQTVLQKSRGQRDRDKCHHGHHGHHQHHRRHHRRRCRISSNSSSSDSESADDCCLELGESGADSREGGAGGGAGLQGAQGGIFSLDPGHLTAETALLGGNIRYRRRHSAEQLSAYDLEMGFQQLELGTTISVGPKNEDLVQYDVPKNPHKRSQCDINFESSVLGSGGIMYINGRIVSGPLDSLIETLLPKDVVDLDKEFVFSFLLSCRLFLRPHELLGRLLDSVPDSECLESLVSLLAEWTMKFPYDYRDERMMSHVKHIVARCSNSHLEAAVSQTLSALLKRLTDLERHEADLRACQTNDKSASETPLNCPTATQYAQIVCRVEKKLAKHIGGEEFLQCSSMILLDKQKKWDQPSTSGAPPGAQDPKKTCNLETYLDWSARLRLFVCNEILQSVGIEGRSRTVELWSGVAQYCLLVGNYNSATAILESLESPAIARLKITWSKLQVTCQQLDCMQRHAEGHGHLWQKQAISLNEQQEGLKTDKQPPKQPAAQGATPAQGAVAIAITTSPDSDEKPSTSGRVAGIAAATMESAPVPVASGSNVDAATAASSTAAATTPLASSGKPNDWVVIPVFADIVKLALGERENCLQRLANGHINMAAFDRMAAIVGAFTKHMQAMKAAQAPSSGEYEHFCRHMQQTTKLGEAELMMASFDCEEPNNAEKLMYDLN
- the LOC6730837 gene encoding uncharacterized protein LOC6730837 isoform X1, translating into MAMYFYASKISAIACGTRCKQTVLQKSRGQRDRDKCHHGHHGHHQHHRRHHRRRCRISSNSSSSDSESADDCCLELGESGADSREGGAGGGAGLQGAQGGIFSLDPGHLTAETALLGGNIRYRRRHSAEQLSAYDLEMGFQQLELGTTISVGPKNEDLVQYDVPKNPHKRSQCDINFESSVLGSGGIMYINGRIVSGPLDSLIETLLPKDVVDLDKEFVFSFLLSCRLFLRPHELLGRLLDSVPDSECLESLVSLLAEWTMKFPYDYRDERMMSHVKHIVARCSNSHLEAAVSQTLSALLKRLTDLERHEADLRACQTNDKSASETPLNCPTATQYAQIVCRVEKKLAKHIGGEEFLQCSSMILLDKQKKWDQPSTSGAPPGAQDPKKTCNLETYLDWSARLRLFVCNEILQSVGIEGRSRTVELWSGVAQYCLLVGNYNSATAILESLESPAIARLKITWSKLQVTCQQLDCMQRHAEGHGHLWQKQAISLNEQQEGLKTDKQPPKQPAAQGATPAQGAVAIAITTSPDSDEKPSTSGRVAGIAGISAATMESAPVPVASGSNVDAATAASSTAAATTPLASSGKPNDWVVIPVFADIVKLALGERENCLQRLANGHINMAAFDRMAAIVGAFTKHMQAMKAAQAPSSGEYEHFCRHMQQTTKLGEAELMMASFDCEEPNNAEKLMYDLN